Within the Prochlorococcus sp. MIT 1300 genome, the region GCGCGTCGTGGGTCATAGAAGCGTTGACGCCTGTACCAATGGAAAGCTTCTTCATCAGATTTGTCACCATTACACGAAAGACATGCTGGCACACAATTTTCTGTAAGGCTTAACCCTCCTCTGCTGCGAGGGATAATGTGATCAATAGATTCAGAAGCTTTCCCGCAATAAATGCAACTCTTTTGGGTAAATGCATGTAGCGATTGCCTCCACCTTCTAGCTCTTAATTTTGGGCAGAGATCATCGAGAAAAACCGCGTCTCTGTAGTGCATCCGAGGTTATCGGTTGAAGTCAGTTTGCCTTGATTGAAGAGTAAGTCAATGTTTGTTTTGTTCTATTTACAGTTCTAGTTCTTTGCTTGCTAACTTTCTTGCCAGATTCTCTAAAAGCAGTAAATTTGTTTTTACTCTCAAACTGGATTTGTTCTTACGTCTTTAACTCGTTGTTCTCTGGGCTTGACCTCAGGAGGTTTGATAAAAGTATCGTTTCCTTTTGATGCGGTTACTCATGCTCAATTACGCAGAATTAGGCCTCGAGGTTATTGGCGGGGTTCTCGAGTTGGCTGGGAATTTCCCTTGGCTGCAGCTAACAGTCTTCAAAATTATTTAGGGAACAGATTTGTAGTTGAAGAAGAATTAACTAATTGGTTGTCTTTGTTTAATCATCCCTTACCTCCTTTGCCCAGGCATAGGTTTTTAATTTCAGAGGGAGATTTAGACAAAGAGTTATTAGATGGTCGCCATCCCCTTTCGCACCAGCGTGTTGGTGCTAGATGGTTGTTGGCTAGGCGAGGGGCGGTACTGGCGGATGAAATGGGGCTTGGAAAGACTTTGACAGCACTTTTAGCTGCTAGGGCAATGGTGCGAGCAGCAAATGTCAAGGTAATGGTTATTGCTCCAGTAGGTCTCCACAATCATTGGCTTTATGAAGCTAAAGCTTTGGGATTATCTATTCATTTGCAAAGTTGGGCCAAATTGCCCAAGGAGTTGCCAAAAGCTGGAACAGTTTTAATCGTTGATGAGGCACATTTTGCACAAAACATTAAGGCAAAAAGAACTCAAGCAATGTTGCGCCTCGCTCGGCATCCACGTTTACGAGCAATATGGTTGATCACTGGAACACCATTTAAGAATGGCCGACCTTCACAGCTGTTTCCACTATTAGCTGCTATCGATCACCCTTTAGCTAGAGATCAAGTCAATTACGAAAAGTCTTTTTGTAATGGTCATTGGGTAGAGAAACAAGGCCGCCAAGTTTGGGATTGTTTAGGTGTAAGTAATTTGAGTATTCTTCGTCAGTTAATTAGACCTTTGTTTTTAAGCCGTAGAAAACAGTATATTTTGGACTTGCCTCCCAAATATCGATTTGATCATAAAGTTGTTTTAACTGACTCTCAGGCGCTTGGTTTTGACCATCGAATTGACTTAGTGATAGATGATTATCGTAGAAGAGTTCAAGAAGGCTTAGTTTCGTCAGATGCAGAATCATTAGCAATTTTAACTTCTTTGAGAAGAATTGGCTCCGAGTTTAAATTGCCAGCTGTGAAAAAGTTTTTAGAAGATAGACTTCGCAAATCTGAGGCAGTAGTTATTTTTAGCAATTTTGTAGAGCCATTGGAATTGCTTCAAAGTAGCCTCGGGGGAGAACTCCTGACAGGTCGTCAGAAACTTGTAGAACGAGAGGAAGCTGTAAATAATTTTCAAGGAGGATCTAGTTCTTTGCTATTTGCAACTTTTGCTGCTGGTGGCTTAGGTTTTACTTTGCATAAGGCAAGGCATGTGGTTTTACTTGAGAGACCTTGGAGTCCTGGAGATGTTTTACAGGCTGAAGATAGATGTCATAGAATTGGTATGGATTCTGCTCTTAATATTCATTGGTTTAAGTTGGGTTTTGCAGATCAATTGGTAGATGCTCTAGTTTCCACAAAAAATGACACCATAGAAGTTTTGCTAGGTCATGATAAGTTGCGCATCAAGCGTCAATCATTGGCAAAAATGTTGCTTAGTTGTGTGCAGGATGCCTGACGAATTCTGAATTCTGCTTTAAGGATTGGATCATTAAAATTATCTTGTGACTTAATTAGTTTTGTTGCTGCAAGAACATCTTCACATGCTTTTTCCTTGTTATTATTTAAGATGTGTAAAAGGACTCGATCATTAATTAAAAAAATATTAGCGGGATATTTTTTGATTAATTCATCACACAAGGCGATAGAAGATCCAATAGATTCAATATTAAGTTTTTCAAGGCAACTGTTTTTGTTGTCTCGATTGCTTCTGATCTCATTGAAATCACAACCTGCAATCGCAAGCAACAAGCCTGTGCAGAAGATATTAATTAGCCTTTGATAATTCTTCAATAGCTATAACGATCCCTGCTTCCTTTTTTCTTAGAATTAATACTTTTGTCTTGGATTTCGGATTCACTTATGTTGCTATTAGTGATTGGGGTTGCCCCTCCAAAGAGATCACCAAGATAGCTTCCACAGTTTGGATATGTTGTTGGCTCCTGGACTACAGCTTCAGTAATCATCACTGCCGCGTGTCTTGGAGATGTTTTGAAGAGCCCATTGGATTGTCTTTTGATCAAGGCATATGCGGCCCTCCAGCTGACTTCATGTTCATTTCCATTGTCACGCATATAACAATAAATCTGGGCTCCTTTTTCACTTGTGTCTCTTGGAGAGGCTTGGCCTAACTGGGTTAGGAGGTTCATGCCAGCCATGCTGATTAGGGTAATGCAGAAGAAAATCCTTTTTGGATTTAGGAACATTGGTTAAAAGCAAAGCAGTATCCATCAACGTATCGATTTCTTAGTTTGTGTCCAGAGTTTATTTATGGATTCATAAGACCCAGAGGCCCCAAAAGCCTAACTATTAATGGAAGTAAGAGTAGAACTGTTATTAATCTGACGGCATGTAGTGCTGCGACAGCTGCTCCTACTCCTAATTCTGCTCCCACTAGGCTCATTCCACTTATTCCCCCAGGAGCAGCTCCTAGAAGAGCTACTAAAGGATCTAGCCCTAATAACCTGCTACTCCAAAGCCCAACAACAATTCCTGTCAAAACTAGAGTAGTGGTAATCAGAATTGCTGGGCGCCAAAGTGTTTGTAGTTGTTCGAATGATTCTCTTGTAAGCCCTGTACCAATGACAGTTCCTATAGCTATTTCTACAGCTGTTCTAGTACCTACAGGCCATTGTGCTGCATCAAGTCGACCGCTAAGGCTTACAAAGCCTGCGCCGAGTAATGCGCCTGCCAAAGGTGCAGCAGGAATACCGGTAAAGAGCATTAATAGGCCAATCGTTGTTCCACCTAATAGGTAAATAAGCAAATTTGATAATTGAAGAGTCATGATTAAATTCTGCATTTTGTAAGTTTGCCTGGATATGAAATTTTTACCAGATGCTTTTTTAAGACTTGAGGTCTTTGAATCTTTGTGTTGTTATCGGAGCAGGTTATTTTTCTTCTATGACCTCTTCTTGTTCTTTTCGCATCACTCGTACCACTGAAGATCTTGCTCAGACAGTCTCTGCTCTTTCTCAGAGATTGGTGAAACTAGAACAAAAGCAAGAGTCTTTGGAATTGCTCTTGAGGCAACGCCAAGTTGAGCCTGATCCTGAGGAGATGGCAATGCTTGATGGAGTCGATCAGCTTTTGTTGGAATGTAAAGAGCTTTTAGATGGCTCAGAACAATTAAATGAGGAGGATGACTCATGGTCTTGTGATGAAGACAATATTGCTGCTTGAAGGCCTCTTTAGGTGGCAAAATAAAAAAAATAAAGGCAACCATGGCTTCTACCATTTCTGCCTCAGGCTTTAACCATTCACCTCGATCTAATTTGTCTAAGACTGCCTTTACCACAAAGGCTTTCTATGAGGGTGGCCATCAGTTAGAGAAGCTTGAATTTGCTTTGGCAATTTCTGAAGCTCGTGGAGATCAAATTCGTTCAGCAGTGCTAAGAGCTAAAATTGCCGATCTAGGAGGAAATGTTGAGGAGCCAGGTACCTGAATTGATTATTTTCCCTTTCAAAAAATTTGACTTGTTGCTTTAAGATCTTTTAATCTTGAGAGGTGTTTATCTTCGATGTCCCTTTCTGCATTGATTCCAGGTTAAACTTCTCCAATAAACGATTTTTTTAGCACAATTTTGACATCTATTCTTGTGAGATCCCAATTCACAATGAAAGCTCCAAGCGAACAGCGTGAGGCTTATATGAACGCTGCCGATAATTTATTTGATTCTGCTTGTGCACAAGCAGAATCAGGTGATCTTCAGGGAGCAGGTGTTTTGATTCTTAAAGCACTTGATCAGGAAAGAAGAGCAGGTGGAGTTGGTCCTCAGGTTTTACAGTTGATAAAACCAAGGTCTTGACTAGTTGCCTTTTTTACTTAGTTATAATTTTATCTATAATTAATTTACAGGATTGATCTTAAGAATAATCCACTGGAATAAATTTAGTATTGAAGCGGGTGACCGGACTCGAACCGGCGACGTTCAGCTTGGGAAGCTGACATTCTACCACTGAATTACACCCGCACACTTTATATATTACTGCTATCTAGCAATAGAGCTTTCTAGGTGATATTTAGTGAAGTATTTTCTGCGCAGCTGCTAATCCTGCCCCCATATTATTGTTAAGTCCTAGCGTCTGCAGGGTTGCTTCTATTGAGGCTATTGCAGTTAGAAGGTCTCGATCACTAACAAATCCAAGGTGGCCTATCCTGAAAATCTTTCCTTTTAAGTGGTCTTGCCCTCCAGCCAGGAGGATGTCATATCGATTTTTAATTTCTTTGCGCAGAACTTCTGCATCAATATTATTCGGTACAACTGAGGTAATTGCTGGGCTGCCAAAGCCATCAGCAGCATATAAAGACAGTCCAATAGCCTTCATACTTGCTTGTGCTGCCGCTCGGTGACGAGCATGCCGATTGAAAATTGCATCTAATCCTTCTTCCTCCATCATTGCTAATGCTGCTTCAAGCGCAAAGTAGAGGTTGACTGCAGGTGTAAATGGGTTGCTATTTTGGGCAGCAGTTTTTCTATATGGCTTTAGGTCCAAATAAAACTTTGGCAGGTTTGATTTGTCTGATGCTTTCCAAGCTTTTTCACTCATAGCGACAAAGCTGAGTCCTGGTGGCATCATGTATCCTTTTTGAGAACCAGATGCAACCACATCTAGACCCCATAAATCCATTGGAACATTGCATGCACCCAGGCTTGTGACACAATCAGCAATCATTAATGCAGTGCCATGAGAATTAACGTATTTACTTATCTTTTCTAAATCATTGAGAACCCCAGTTGATGTTTCCGAGTGAGTAATAATCACACCTTTAATTTCTTTTGAGGTATCTGATTCAAGTGCTTGCTTGAAAATATCAGGATCAAGAGGTTGGCCCCATTCGGCTTTTATAACTTCGACATCTAGCCCATAAGACTTAGCGACTTTGACCCACCGTTCCCCGAATTTGCCATTGCTCCCACATAAAACTTTATCGCCGTAGCTGAGAGTGTTGATGATTCCTGCTTCCATTGCTGCAGTGCCGCTACCGGTTATCACAACAACGTCATTGGATGTTTGATGCAGCCAACGCAATTGTTCATTGGTACGTTTCACTATGGTTTGGAACTCCCCACTTCGATGTCCGATTGGGTGACGCCCCATTGCTTTAAGGACTGTTTCTGGTACTGGTGTTGGCCCAGGAATCATTAGGGTGAGCTTGTCCTTCACGGTCTCATGGCTAACACTTGAACATCTTAAAAAACCATCTACTTAGTTAGTCCTTTGAGAGAAATTTTCTCCCCCAGAAAAACTAGATTCACATTACCTATTTGGGTCGCAGCGGCAGCGCGAGCTGCAACTCAAGTACTAATCGGGATGAGTTTTCAGTCTGAACAAGAGCTTTGCATCCCTAATGAGAAAAAGAAAATTTCTGTTTCTGTTGCATCGGCAGCCAAGGTTGGGACATGTGATGGGGCCTTGGGGATTAGTTTTTGTCACTCTGGGTTAGGACTTGACTTAACCCAAGGTTTGGAGGCTTGGGTATATGTTCAGTGGGATGAGGAACACATATATTCCAATGCTTTAGAAGCATCCCAGATCGAAAATAACCATCAATTTTTTAGTCTGGTGCCTGGGACTGGTGTAGGACGTTATCAAGTGGATGGATCTATTTGTGCTTCTAAATTTGCCTATGATTTGTTGAAAATTAATTTAAGACCTTTAGTTCCTATTGGTCGTTACCTAAGATTAGAGGTTGTTTTCCCAAAAGGCAGTGATCTTGCGGCAAGAACAAGTAATGAATCTTTTGGAGTAGTTGATGGATTATCGTTAATAGGAATTACAGCAGAAGCTCAAGTTAGCGCTTCTCCAGAACAGCTTAATAAGAATCTAGAAAAACTTGCAAGTATAACTGACCATAAGGGTTTTGATGGCTTCCTAACTTTGGTTATAGGCGAAAATGGGCTCGATTTGGCTGCTAG harbors:
- a CDS encoding DEAD/DEAH box helicase, whose protein sequence is MTSGGLIKVSFPFDAVTHAQLRRIRPRGYWRGSRVGWEFPLAAANSLQNYLGNRFVVEEELTNWLSLFNHPLPPLPRHRFLISEGDLDKELLDGRHPLSHQRVGARWLLARRGAVLADEMGLGKTLTALLAARAMVRAANVKVMVIAPVGLHNHWLYEAKALGLSIHLQSWAKLPKELPKAGTVLIVDEAHFAQNIKAKRTQAMLRLARHPRLRAIWLITGTPFKNGRPSQLFPLLAAIDHPLARDQVNYEKSFCNGHWVEKQGRQVWDCLGVSNLSILRQLIRPLFLSRRKQYILDLPPKYRFDHKVVLTDSQALGFDHRIDLVIDDYRRRVQEGLVSSDAESLAILTSLRRIGSEFKLPAVKKFLEDRLRKSEAVVIFSNFVEPLELLQSSLGGELLTGRQKLVEREEAVNNFQGGSSSLLFATFAAGGLGFTLHKARHVVLLERPWSPGDVLQAEDRCHRIGMDSALNIHWFKLGFADQLVDALVSTKNDTIEVLLGHDKLRIKRQSLAKMLLSCVQDA
- the cbiD gene encoding cobalt-precorrin-5B (C(1))-methyltransferase CbiD, translated to MREIFSPRKTRFTLPIWVAAAARAATQVLIGMSFQSEQELCIPNEKKKISVSVASAAKVGTCDGALGISFCHSGLGLDLTQGLEAWVYVQWDEEHIYSNALEASQIENNHQFFSLVPGTGVGRYQVDGSICASKFAYDLLKINLRPLVPIGRYLRLEVVFPKGSDLAARTSNESFGVVDGLSLIGITAEAQVSASPEQLNKNLEKLASITDHKGFDGFLTLVIGENGLDLAASTGLNVHPILKTGNWVGPLLIAAAKANVKQLVLFGYHGKLIKLAGGIFHTHHHLADARLEILSALALRTGLPVDLIKSLISSDSVEHAFKTLTSIDPLLSKRLWEQLAGEVERRSSEYVKRYCASKMSIGSVLFDRSRKVRRVGPVGLEQLSSLGIRSLCSS
- a CDS encoding AbrB family transcriptional regulator encodes the protein MQNLIMTLQLSNLLIYLLGGTTIGLLMLFTGIPAAPLAGALLGAGFVSLSGRLDAAQWPVGTRTAVEIAIGTVIGTGLTRESFEQLQTLWRPAILITTTLVLTGIVVGLWSSRLLGLDPLVALLGAAPGGISGMSLVGAELGVGAAVAALHAVRLITVLLLLPLIVRLLGPLGLMNP
- a CDS encoding alanine--glyoxylate aminotransferase family protein; amino-acid sequence: MKDKLTLMIPGPTPVPETVLKAMGRHPIGHRSGEFQTIVKRTNEQLRWLHQTSNDVVVITGSGTAAMEAGIINTLSYGDKVLCGSNGKFGERWVKVAKSYGLDVEVIKAEWGQPLDPDIFKQALESDTSKEIKGVIITHSETSTGVLNDLEKISKYVNSHGTALMIADCVTSLGACNVPMDLWGLDVVASGSQKGYMMPPGLSFVAMSEKAWKASDKSNLPKFYLDLKPYRKTAAQNSNPFTPAVNLYFALEAALAMMEEEGLDAIFNRHARHRAAAQASMKAIGLSLYAADGFGSPAITSVVPNNIDAEVLRKEIKNRYDILLAGGQDHLKGKIFRIGHLGFVSDRDLLTAIASIEATLQTLGLNNNMGAGLAAAQKILH
- a CDS encoding DUF6554 family protein, with translation MNLLTQLGQASPRDTSEKGAQIYCYMRDNGNEHEVSWRAAYALIKRQSNGLFKTSPRHAAVMITEAVVQEPTTYPNCGSYLGDLFGGATPITNSNISESEIQDKSINSKKKGSRDRYSY
- a CDS encoding HNH endonuclease signature motif containing protein produces the protein MHYRDAVFLDDLCPKLRARRWRQSLHAFTQKSCIYCGKASESIDHIIPRSRGGLSLTENCVPACLSCNGDKSDEEAFHWYRRQRFYDPRRAMAIRAWMDGDLRLALRLLQWAKPSELEKQKQSHIPEKQSQSKTTLDEEWSLQAA